The Cucumis melo cultivar AY chromosome 5, USDA_Cmelo_AY_1.0, whole genome shotgun sequence genome has a segment encoding these proteins:
- the LOC103498484 gene encoding uncharacterized protein LOC103498484 isoform X2: MPGTIKLSVLEFIDLPELLPSQISIKVSMGKRHYETSDKGDFSFPLTTLRDDVILIVQDGGGNEISRAGVQAKSIVEKGYWDDLFPLEGGGRVHLQFQFSLSEDDRSRIRIMRETALRRKQVERQDRNLRSSGSNTASSFYLNPELSDSQNCLLQIGDLSAKGPAQQSPSTSTENIPDKKPVTEKINNVQLDQNDADRSKDNLLTIPQLQNIDANKPKVNNTVLVERIETQSPHANKRSPTIRSQENLFNSQGSELSNSSSKGEEKTDATETPSRRRAPGNVKKLLSAFESSLTQDTKPRIKPTLRNAQHSVVEKQTSLKVNQSKKPSEDNTKPILSQMPIGPPLAREMTHDLADIKQKEQKRKFIEAPYGAKLFEAPGKSLKLKGKKNQVGGENLIEKDKMHKERDDIDAKNDESYQKLVPEKLDCDRNSLTGESVSRVKDEQFPSKRSGGWIFPDERRRLCVTTSDNQIQDLAGGGRVSYTFIRKGEMKISTEESRGTSETKANGGKGEHQEMIKPDSSDDEKPFEGALANALKIAIMVGFGTLVLFTRQRKKKK, from the exons aTGCCCGGAACTATCAAACTTTCAG TTCTGGAGTTCATCGACCTTCCCGAGCTACTGCCTTCTCAAATTTCGATTAAGG TTTCCATGGGGAAAAGACATTACGAAACTTCGGATAAAGGAGATTTCTCATT TCCATTGACAACTCTGCGAGATGATGTGATTCTTATAGTTCAGGATGGTGGGGGGAATGAGATATCACGTGCAG GTGTTCAGGCGAAATCAATAGTTGAGAAGGGTTATTGGGATGATCTTTTTCCTCTTGAAGGAGGCGGCCGTGTGCATTTGCAGTTCCAGTTTTCTCTTAGTGAAGATGACCGCAGTCGAATTCGAATTATG AGAGAGACAGCTTTGAGAAGAAAACAAGTTGAGCGTCAAGATAGAAATCTCAGAAGCTCAGGAAGCAACACTGCGTCATCTTTTTACCTCAACCCTGAGCTCTCAG ATTCTCAAAATTGTCTTCTTCAAATTGGGGATCTAAGTGCTAAAGGACCAGCTCAACAATCTCCATCAACATCAACTGAAAATATCCCTGATAAGAAACCAGTTactgaaaaaataaacaatgtTCAACTTGATCAG aATGATGCAGATAGAAGTAAGGATAATCTATTGACGATCCCTCAGTTGCAAAATATTGATGCTAATAAGCCAAAGGTAAATAACACTGTATTAGTTGAGAGGATAGAGACACAGTCACCTCATGCAAACAAACGTTCACCGACCATTCGTTCCCAAGAAAACTTGTTCAATTCTCAAGGCTCAGAGTTATCAAATTCTTCATCAAAAGGTGAAGAGAAGACCGATGCTACGGAGACACCATCACGTAGGAGAGCTCCCGGCAATGTTAAAAAATTATTGAGTGCCTTTGAAAGTAGCCTGACTCAG GATACAAAACCTCGCATTAAACCTACCTTAAGAAATGCTCAACATAGTGTGGTAGAAAAGCAAACATCTTTGAAAGTTAATCAGTCGAAGAAACCCTCCGAGGATAATACCAAGCCTATACTGTCGCAAATGCCAATTGGCCCTCCGCTTGCACGTGAGATGACCCATGACTTGGCAGATATCAAGCAAAAGGAACAGAAACGTAAGTTCATTGAGGCTCCATATGGGGCTAAATTATTTGAAGCCCCTGGGAAATCACTAAAGTTAAAGGGGAAAAAGAATCAAGTTGGTGGAGAAAATTTGATTGAGAAGGATAAAATGCACAAAGAGCGTGATGATATAGATGCAAAGAATGATGAATCTTATCAAAAGTTAGTGCCTGAGAAGCTGGACTGTGATAGAAATTCGTTAACGGGTGAATCAGTGTCACGTGTCAAAGACGAGCAATTTCCTTCCAAAAGGTCTGGTGGCTGGATATTTCCAGATGAAAGAAGACGGTTGTGTGTCACGACAAGTGATAATCAGATACAAGATCTGGCGGGTGGAGGACGCGTTAGCTATACATTCATCCGTAAAGGGGAAATGAAGATTTCAACGGAAGAG AGCAGAGGTACCTCAGAAACGAAGGCAAATGGGGGCAAGGGTGAACATCAAGAAATGATCAAACCAGATAGTTCAGATGATGAAAAACCCTTTGAAGGAGCACTTGCCAAT GCCCTAAAAATTGCAATAATGGTTGGGTTCGGGACTCTGGTTCTCTTTACTAGACAAAGGAAAAAGAAG AAATAA
- the LOC103498484 gene encoding uncharacterized protein LOC103498484 isoform X1, which produces MSINHNISSISLLPLLFFLQSCPELSNFQVIFSHFLSLSPLLFLLLHPSFPFLSVLEFIDLPELLPSQISIKVSMGKRHYETSDKGDFSFPLTTLRDDVILIVQDGGGNEISRAGVQAKSIVEKGYWDDLFPLEGGGRVHLQFQFSLSEDDRSRIRIMRETALRRKQVERQDRNLRSSGSNTASSFYLNPELSDSQNCLLQIGDLSAKGPAQQSPSTSTENIPDKKPVTEKINNVQLDQNDADRSKDNLLTIPQLQNIDANKPKVNNTVLVERIETQSPHANKRSPTIRSQENLFNSQGSELSNSSSKGEEKTDATETPSRRRAPGNVKKLLSAFESSLTQDTKPRIKPTLRNAQHSVVEKQTSLKVNQSKKPSEDNTKPILSQMPIGPPLAREMTHDLADIKQKEQKRKFIEAPYGAKLFEAPGKSLKLKGKKNQVGGENLIEKDKMHKERDDIDAKNDESYQKLVPEKLDCDRNSLTGESVSRVKDEQFPSKRSGGWIFPDERRRLCVTTSDNQIQDLAGGGRVSYTFIRKGEMKISTEESRGTSETKANGGKGEHQEMIKPDSSDDEKPFEGALANALKIAIMVGFGTLVLFTRQRKKKK; this is translated from the exons ATGTCAATTAACCATAACATTTCTTCCATTTCCCTCCTTccccttctttttttccttcaatcaTGCCCGGAACTATCAAACTTTCAGGTTATTTTCTCCCATTTCTTATCTTTATCGCCATtacttttccttcttcttcatccttcATTTCCATTTCTTTCAGTTCTGGAGTTCATCGACCTTCCCGAGCTACTGCCTTCTCAAATTTCGATTAAGG TTTCCATGGGGAAAAGACATTACGAAACTTCGGATAAAGGAGATTTCTCATT TCCATTGACAACTCTGCGAGATGATGTGATTCTTATAGTTCAGGATGGTGGGGGGAATGAGATATCACGTGCAG GTGTTCAGGCGAAATCAATAGTTGAGAAGGGTTATTGGGATGATCTTTTTCCTCTTGAAGGAGGCGGCCGTGTGCATTTGCAGTTCCAGTTTTCTCTTAGTGAAGATGACCGCAGTCGAATTCGAATTATG AGAGAGACAGCTTTGAGAAGAAAACAAGTTGAGCGTCAAGATAGAAATCTCAGAAGCTCAGGAAGCAACACTGCGTCATCTTTTTACCTCAACCCTGAGCTCTCAG ATTCTCAAAATTGTCTTCTTCAAATTGGGGATCTAAGTGCTAAAGGACCAGCTCAACAATCTCCATCAACATCAACTGAAAATATCCCTGATAAGAAACCAGTTactgaaaaaataaacaatgtTCAACTTGATCAG aATGATGCAGATAGAAGTAAGGATAATCTATTGACGATCCCTCAGTTGCAAAATATTGATGCTAATAAGCCAAAGGTAAATAACACTGTATTAGTTGAGAGGATAGAGACACAGTCACCTCATGCAAACAAACGTTCACCGACCATTCGTTCCCAAGAAAACTTGTTCAATTCTCAAGGCTCAGAGTTATCAAATTCTTCATCAAAAGGTGAAGAGAAGACCGATGCTACGGAGACACCATCACGTAGGAGAGCTCCCGGCAATGTTAAAAAATTATTGAGTGCCTTTGAAAGTAGCCTGACTCAG GATACAAAACCTCGCATTAAACCTACCTTAAGAAATGCTCAACATAGTGTGGTAGAAAAGCAAACATCTTTGAAAGTTAATCAGTCGAAGAAACCCTCCGAGGATAATACCAAGCCTATACTGTCGCAAATGCCAATTGGCCCTCCGCTTGCACGTGAGATGACCCATGACTTGGCAGATATCAAGCAAAAGGAACAGAAACGTAAGTTCATTGAGGCTCCATATGGGGCTAAATTATTTGAAGCCCCTGGGAAATCACTAAAGTTAAAGGGGAAAAAGAATCAAGTTGGTGGAGAAAATTTGATTGAGAAGGATAAAATGCACAAAGAGCGTGATGATATAGATGCAAAGAATGATGAATCTTATCAAAAGTTAGTGCCTGAGAAGCTGGACTGTGATAGAAATTCGTTAACGGGTGAATCAGTGTCACGTGTCAAAGACGAGCAATTTCCTTCCAAAAGGTCTGGTGGCTGGATATTTCCAGATGAAAGAAGACGGTTGTGTGTCACGACAAGTGATAATCAGATACAAGATCTGGCGGGTGGAGGACGCGTTAGCTATACATTCATCCGTAAAGGGGAAATGAAGATTTCAACGGAAGAG AGCAGAGGTACCTCAGAAACGAAGGCAAATGGGGGCAAGGGTGAACATCAAGAAATGATCAAACCAGATAGTTCAGATGATGAAAAACCCTTTGAAGGAGCACTTGCCAAT GCCCTAAAAATTGCAATAATGGTTGGGTTCGGGACTCTGGTTCTCTTTACTAGACAAAGGAAAAAGAAG AAATAA
- the LOC103498484 gene encoding uncharacterized protein LOC103498484 isoform X3: MVGGMRYHVQAKSIVEKGYWDDLFPLEGGGRVHLQFQFSLSEDDRSRIRIMRETALRRKQVERQDRNLRSSGSNTASSFYLNPELSDSQNCLLQIGDLSAKGPAQQSPSTSTENIPDKKPVTEKINNVQLDQNDADRSKDNLLTIPQLQNIDANKPKVNNTVLVERIETQSPHANKRSPTIRSQENLFNSQGSELSNSSSKGEEKTDATETPSRRRAPGNVKKLLSAFESSLTQDTKPRIKPTLRNAQHSVVEKQTSLKVNQSKKPSEDNTKPILSQMPIGPPLAREMTHDLADIKQKEQKRKFIEAPYGAKLFEAPGKSLKLKGKKNQVGGENLIEKDKMHKERDDIDAKNDESYQKLVPEKLDCDRNSLTGESVSRVKDEQFPSKRSGGWIFPDERRRLCVTTSDNQIQDLAGGGRVSYTFIRKGEMKISTEESRGTSETKANGGKGEHQEMIKPDSSDDEKPFEGALANALKIAIMVGFGTLVLFTRQRKKKK; encoded by the exons ATGGTGGGGGGAATGAGATATCACGTGCAG GCGAAATCAATAGTTGAGAAGGGTTATTGGGATGATCTTTTTCCTCTTGAAGGAGGCGGCCGTGTGCATTTGCAGTTCCAGTTTTCTCTTAGTGAAGATGACCGCAGTCGAATTCGAATTATG AGAGAGACAGCTTTGAGAAGAAAACAAGTTGAGCGTCAAGATAGAAATCTCAGAAGCTCAGGAAGCAACACTGCGTCATCTTTTTACCTCAACCCTGAGCTCTCAG ATTCTCAAAATTGTCTTCTTCAAATTGGGGATCTAAGTGCTAAAGGACCAGCTCAACAATCTCCATCAACATCAACTGAAAATATCCCTGATAAGAAACCAGTTactgaaaaaataaacaatgtTCAACTTGATCAG aATGATGCAGATAGAAGTAAGGATAATCTATTGACGATCCCTCAGTTGCAAAATATTGATGCTAATAAGCCAAAGGTAAATAACACTGTATTAGTTGAGAGGATAGAGACACAGTCACCTCATGCAAACAAACGTTCACCGACCATTCGTTCCCAAGAAAACTTGTTCAATTCTCAAGGCTCAGAGTTATCAAATTCTTCATCAAAAGGTGAAGAGAAGACCGATGCTACGGAGACACCATCACGTAGGAGAGCTCCCGGCAATGTTAAAAAATTATTGAGTGCCTTTGAAAGTAGCCTGACTCAG GATACAAAACCTCGCATTAAACCTACCTTAAGAAATGCTCAACATAGTGTGGTAGAAAAGCAAACATCTTTGAAAGTTAATCAGTCGAAGAAACCCTCCGAGGATAATACCAAGCCTATACTGTCGCAAATGCCAATTGGCCCTCCGCTTGCACGTGAGATGACCCATGACTTGGCAGATATCAAGCAAAAGGAACAGAAACGTAAGTTCATTGAGGCTCCATATGGGGCTAAATTATTTGAAGCCCCTGGGAAATCACTAAAGTTAAAGGGGAAAAAGAATCAAGTTGGTGGAGAAAATTTGATTGAGAAGGATAAAATGCACAAAGAGCGTGATGATATAGATGCAAAGAATGATGAATCTTATCAAAAGTTAGTGCCTGAGAAGCTGGACTGTGATAGAAATTCGTTAACGGGTGAATCAGTGTCACGTGTCAAAGACGAGCAATTTCCTTCCAAAAGGTCTGGTGGCTGGATATTTCCAGATGAAAGAAGACGGTTGTGTGTCACGACAAGTGATAATCAGATACAAGATCTGGCGGGTGGAGGACGCGTTAGCTATACATTCATCCGTAAAGGGGAAATGAAGATTTCAACGGAAGAG AGCAGAGGTACCTCAGAAACGAAGGCAAATGGGGGCAAGGGTGAACATCAAGAAATGATCAAACCAGATAGTTCAGATGATGAAAAACCCTTTGAAGGAGCACTTGCCAAT GCCCTAAAAATTGCAATAATGGTTGGGTTCGGGACTCTGGTTCTCTTTACTAGACAAAGGAAAAAGAAG AAATAA